The genomic interval GGGTGCGACTGTGCCTGGGCCTGGAGGTGGGCGACGGTGTCACCGCGGACGAACTCGCCGCCCATCACGACGCGGTGGTCTACGCCGTCGGCGCGCCGGAGTCCCGGCGGCTCGGCGTCCCGGGTGAGGACCGGCCGGGCAGTGTCGCCGCCACCGAGTTCGTCGCCTGGTGCAACGGGCACCCCGACGTCGCCCCGGACGCCTTCGGCCTGTCGGCCGGACGGGCCGTCGTGGTGGGCAACGGCAATGTCGCGCTGGACGCCGCACGCCTGCTGGTGTCCGACCCGGCGGCGCTCGAGGGGACCGCGATCGCCCCGCACGCACTGAGGGAGCTGCGGCGCAGCGAGGTGCGCGAGGTGGTGGTGCTGGGCCGCCGCGGCCCCGAGCACGCGGCCTACACGCGCACCGAGTCGAACGCCCTCAAGCACCTGGCCGGCGTCGAGCTGCTCGTCGACGACCACGACCCCGCCGTGGGTGCGGCGATCGACGCGGCGGCGCCGCACGACAAGGCCGCGGTGCTGAAGGACGTACGGCGGGAGGCCGTCGACTGGTCCCTGCCGCCGGCGGCGGACGGCCCCCGGCGCATCGTGTTCCGCTTCCTGTCCGCGCCCGTCGAGGTGCGCGGGGAGGAGTCGGTCCGCGCCGTGCGGGTCACCGGCGCCACGGGTGAGACGGAGATCCCGGCCGGTCTGGCCCTCCGCGCGGTCGGCCATCGCGGGGCGCCTCTCGCCGGCCTCCCGTTCGACGAGTCCACGGGCACCGTGCCGAACGACCGGGGCAGGGTGACCGGCCGACCGGGCGCCTACGTCGTCGGCTGGATCAAGCGAGGCGCCTCCGGCGGCATCGGCGCCAACCGCGTCTGCGCGGCCGAGACGGTGGGCTCCCTGCTCGCCGACGCGGTGGCGGGCAGGCTGCCCAGGCCGACGGGCAGCGCACGGGCGTTCCGCCGGCTGGCACGGCGCAGCGGGCGCTGACGCGCGCGGTGACCCGGCCTCCGGGTTTCCGGGGCGGTACGCGTGTGACGCCGTGCCGGTGATCGGTGGACGTGCGGGATGCGCGCGTCACCGAGGTCGCCGTCGCCGGGAGGGGCACGGGAGCCGGATCCGTCGTCCGAACGGGGCGAGGGAGAAGGGAGAGTGCCCGCTGCTGCGGCGGACCGTCCGGCGGGCGGGCGCCGTGACGGCCGTCGGGCCGGCGGACGGGCGCCGCACGACGGGTGGACGGCGTTCTGGAGGCCCGTGGTCCTCGCCGCGCACGGCGGCAACGCCGAGGCGGCGGCGCGCCGGCGACGCGGGGCCGCGACAGCCGGGGGCCGAACCCGCGGTTGAGACGAGACGGGTCGTCTTGTTAAGGTGGGGTCATGCGCCACTACCACTTTCTCTGAGTCCGGGCGCGGCCGACGCCGCCGTCATCGCCCGCCGTCACCTCTCTCACCTCAGGGAAAGTCATGCGCGAACGCGCCCACACGCTTGCGCCCGCCCTCGCGGCGCAGCTGTCCGTCAAGGACGTCACCAAGTCCTACGGCCCCCGCACCCTCCTCGACCAGGTCTCCTTCACCGTCCGCCCCGGCGAGCGGGTGGCTGTCATCGGGGAGAACGGCGCCGGGAAGTCCACCCTGCTGCGGCTCCTCGCCGGGGCCGAGACGCCGGACGACGGGGAGGTCACCGTCGTCTTCCCCGGCGGGTCCGGGCACCTCACCCAGACGCCGGTGCTCGAACCCGACCGCACCGTGCAGGACGCCGTCGACCACGCGCTCGCACCACTGCGCGCCGTCGAGCGCGGGCTGCGCGCGGCGGAGGAGCGTCTCGGCGAGGCGTCCGAGGCCGAACTCGCCGCTTACGGCGACCTGTTGACCGCGTACGAGCAGCGCGACGGCTACCGGGCCGACGCGCGGGTGGACGCGGCGATGCACGGGCTGGGGCTGACCGGCGTCACCCGTGACCGGCTGCTCGGCTCGCTCTCCGGCGGCGAGCAGTCCCGGCTGGCGCTCGCCTGCGTCCTGGTCGCGGATCCCGAACTGCTGCTGCTGGACGAGCCGACGAACCACCTCGACGCGGCCGCGGTGCACTGGCTGGAGGAACGGCTGCGCGCGCACCGCGGCACCGTCGTCGCCGTCACCCACGACCGCCCGTTCATCGAACGGATCGCCACCACGATCCTGGAGGTCGACCGGGACACCCGCTCGGTCCACCGGTACGGGGACGGCTGGGACGGATACCGGGCGGCGAAGGCGGCCGCGCGGCGCCGCGCCGAGCAGGCCCACACGGAATGGCTCGACGAGGTCGCCCGCACCGAGGAGTTGCTGGAGGCGGCGGGCAGGCGGCTGTCCACCACCGGTGGCGACCCGCGGCAGGGCTTCGGCAAGCACCGCCGCTCGCACGCGGCGAAACTCGGCGGCCAGGTGCGAGCCGTGCGCGAACGGCTCGCCCGGCTGCGCCGCGCGCCGGTGCCCGCGCCGCCCGAGCCGCTGCGGTTCACCGCCGCTCCGGCGACGGCCGGCGGCGATCGGCCTCCCGCCGCACCCGCACTCGCCGAGCTGGAGGAGGTGACCGTCGGTGAACGGCTGCGGCTGGACGGGCGGTTGACCATAGAGCCCGGGCAGCGGCTGCTGGTCACCGGCGAGAACGGGGCCGGCAAGTCGACCCTGCTGCGGGTCCTGGCGGGCGACCTGGAACCGGACACGGGATCGGTGCGCCGCCCGGCCGCCGTCGGTCACCTGCCGCAGGAGCTGCCCGTCCGCACGGGGCGGCTCCCCCTGCTCGCCGCCTTCGCCGCGCGGCGGCCGGGGCCGCTCGAGGAACACCGCGACACGCTGCTGTCGCTGGGCCTGTTCCACGAGGAGGACCTGGCGGTGCCGGTCGCGGCGCTGTCGGCGGGGCAGCAACGGCGGTTGCAGATCGCGAGGCTGGTGACCCGGCCGGCGGACCTGCTGGTGCTCGACGAGCCGACCAACCACGTGGCACTCGACCTCGTCGAGGACCTGGAGACGGCGCTCGCCGCGTATCCGGGCGCGGTGGTGGCCGTCTCCCACGACCGCGGCTTCCGCGCGCGCTTCCCGGGGGAACGGCTCCGGCTGCGCGACGGCCGCCGGGTCTGACCGTCCCCGTGCGGGGCGTCCGTGCGTCCTGGGCGCCCCGCACGGGGTCACGCCGGCGGACGGCGGCGGGCGACCGCGCGGAGGACGAGCCAGCCGGCGCACGCGCCGACGGCGTACCAGAACAGGTCCGGTGCGTTGAAGGTGGAGCCGAGGACCAGGCGGGCGGCGGTGCTGCGGGCGGACAGCGCGGCGGGCAGTCCGGTGAGCTGGAGCAGCTCCACCGCCCAGCTCACCGCGAGCGCGACGCCCGCCGCCCGTACCGGGGTCGAGCGCGGGGCGAGCAGGACGACGAGGGTGAGGACCAGCAGCGTGTACAGCGCGTCCCCGCCGTACTTGGCGACGTCGCCTGTCGCCACGGCCCGCAGACCCAGTCCCGCGCCGACGGTCAGCAGTGCCGCCGCTGCCGCCAGGAGCCGCGTCCGTCCCGTCCCGTCCGGTGCGGGCGGTCCGCTCCCGCCTGCGGGGCGGGCCGTCCGGACAGCTCTGTCGCTCATGAGGGACGAGTCTGCCAGCCCGCGCCCGGGGGACCGTCGCCGACCTGTGGCCCACGGGGGCCGAAGCGGCTGAACGGCGGGCCCGGCGCGCACGTCAGTGGAGGGTGGACGGCCTCCGTGCCGCTCCTTTCCCTGCCCTGCGCACCGGCCACATCGCGAGGAGTTCCACCATGGGCGCCACCGACCGGCTCGACCGTCACCAGCCGCTGGTCCTGGGTCTGTTCCGCATCGTCATCGGGCTGCTGTTCACCAGCGAGGGCGCGGCCGCCCTCTTCGGCGTCCTGGGCCGGGAGGCCGCCCCCGCGGGAGACCGGCCGTTCTGGCACGCGGGGGTGATCGAGCTGGTCTGCGGCGCGCTCGTCCTGCTCGGGGTCCTCACCCGGGCCGCCGCGTTCCTCAGCTCGGGCGCCATGGCCTTCGCCTACTTCACCGAGCACCAGCCGGACGGTCCGTTCCCCCTGCAGAACGGCGGCCTGTCGCCTGCGCTGTTCTGCTGGGGCTTCCTGCTGCTGGTGCTCTTCGGACCCGGGGCCCCGTCCCTGCCGGGCCTCGTCCGCCGTGACGCCTCGTCCGGGGGCCGGGGCCGCGGACGACCCCACGAGCCGCCGCCCCCGCCGCCCCGCCACCGGAGCCGCCTCCGCCGCCCCGCCACCGGAGCCGCCTCCGCCGACGCGTCGACGGGAGTGTCTCCCACCTTGATAGGCAAGTGGACACTTGCCTATAGTGGGGGTGTGGCCGACGACCTCTTCAAAGCCCTGGCGGACGGTACCCGCCGCACGATCCTCGACGAGCTCACGGAGAAGTCCGGGCAGACCCTGTTCGAGATCTGTGCGCGCCTGAGCATGAAGCACGGGCTCGGCATCTCACGTCAGGCGGTGTCCCAGCATCTGGCCGTCCTGGAGGCCGCAGGGCTCGTCGAGACCCGGCGGGAGGGCCGGTACAAGTTCCACGAGCTGAACGTCGCGCCACTGCGGCACATCACCGAGCGCTGGCTCGACCCCAGCACCCCCGCACCGGAGAAGGACCCCTCATGAAGATCCACCTGACCAGCGTCCTCGTCGACGACCAGGCGCAGGCCCTGCGCTTCTACACCGACGTCCTCGGCTTCGTGAAGAAGCACGACGTGCCCGTGGGCGAGAAGGACCGGTGGCTCACCGTCGTCTCGCCCGAGGACCCGGACGGCACCGAACTGCTCCTGGAACCGGCCGGCCACCCCGCGGCCAAGGCCTACCGGGAGGCCCTCGCGGCGGACGGCATCCCCCTCACCCAGTTCGCCGTGGACGACGTGCGGGCGGAGTACGAGCGGCTGCGGGAGCACGGCGTCCGCTTCACCCAAGAACCCCTGGAGATGGGGCCCGTCACCACCGCCGTCTTCGACGACACCTGCGGCAACCTCATCCAGATCGCCACCCGGGCGGCGTAGCCCCGGCCCTCTTCGGCCCTCACCCGCCTCACCGCGACCCACTGTTGAACATGTTCAAAAAGGCGGGTTAGGGTGAGGGCACTCGAAGAGGCCGGAGGGGTCCGATGAAGATCGTTCTGCCCGGGGGGACCGGACAGGTGGGCACGGTCCTGGACCGTGCGCTGAGCGCGGCCGGGCACGAGGTCGTCGTGCTGACCAGGCAGCCGAGGCGCTCCCAGGACGTCGCGTGGGACGGAGCGACCCTGGGCCCGTGGGCCGGGGCGGTCGACGGCTCGGACGTCGTGGTCAACCTCGCGGGCCGCAGCGTCTCCTGCCGGTACACCCCGGAGAACCTGCGCGCCATGATGGACTCCCGCGTGGACTCGACGCGGGTCGTGGGCGAGGCGATCGCGGCGGCCCGCCGACCACCGAAGGTCTGGCTCCAGATGAGCACCGCGACCGTCTACGCGCACCGCTTCGACGCGGCGAACGACGAGGCGACGGGCGTCATCGGCGGCACGGAGAGCGGCGTGCCGGACTACTGGGCGTACAGCGTGGAGATCGCCAGGAACTGGGAACGGACGCAGGCCGAAGCGCCGACGCCGGGCACCCGGAAGGTGGCCCTGCGGGCGGCGATGGTGATGAGCCCGGACCGGGGCGGGGTGTTCGACGTGCTGCTGCGGCTTGCCCGGCTGGGGCTGGGCGGCCCGGTCGCGGGCGGCGCGCAGTACGTGTCGTGGATCCACGACGAGGACTTCGTGCGCGCGGTGGAGTTCCTGATCGCGCGGGAGGACATGGAGGGTCCGGTGAACCTCGCGGCGCCCGGCCCGCTCCCCCAGCGGGACTTCATGCGGGTGCTGCGGGCCGCCTGGGGGCTGCCGGTGGGGCTGCCGGCCACCCGCTGGATGGCCGAACTGGGAGCCTTCGCGCTGCGCTCGGACACGGAGCTGCTGCTCAAGAGCCGGCGGGTGGTACCGGGCCGGCTGCGGGAGGCCGGGTTCGAGTTCACCCGGCCCGGGTGGGAAGGGGCGGCGGCGGACCTGGTGCGGCGGGCGCGGGCCGCGCGTGGGGGCGGCGGGCTGCGTGCCCGGGCCGCGCGGGCGCGGGGCGGCGCGGGGCCGGGGCGGCCCTGAACCAGGCCGACAGGGGCGACGGAGGGGCGAGTCCGGTTCGCCGCCGGGTGCGGGTGGGGGCTGGCCGCGCGGTTCCCCGCGCCCCCCCGGGGCGCGCCGGTCGGCCGTCCGTCGGACCGGACCCCCGCCGTTCGGCCCGCACGACGGCGCGAGGCCCACGGACACGCCGTGCACGGCCGGCCAGGGGTGCGAACCGCCCCACACGGCGGGCGGTGTTGCGAGAACGGCCGATACGGGCATGACTGGGGCCGTAGGATCGAGTGATCTCGTGGGGGTGGTCATGCTCAGGCGGCGTCCGGGCACACCGACGCTCGAGGAGGTGGCCGCGCTCGCCGGTGTCGGGCGGGGCACCGTCTCCCGCGTCGTCAACAACGCGGCGGGCGTGAAGGACACGACCCGCCGTGCCGTGCAGCGCGCCATCGCGGAACTGGGGTACGTCCCCAATCTGGCGGCCCGTACGCTGGCGGGACGGCGTGCCGACGCGGTCGCGCTGGTCATGACGGAGCCGGACTGGCGGCAGTTCGGCGAGCCGTTCTTCTCCGAGATCGTGCGGTCCGTCGGGGACGCCCTGACCGAGACCGAGGTGCAGCTGCTGCTCACCCTGGTGCGCACGGACGCCGAGCGGCAGCGGCTCGTGGAGTACGCGCGCGGCGGCCGGGTGGACGGCGTGATGCTGATGTCCGTGCACGCCGCGGACCCGCTGCCCGACATGCTGGCCCACGTGGGCCTGCCCACCGTGCTGTTGGGACGGCGTTCCGGCGACGAGAGCGTGACCTACGTCGACGCGGACAACGTCGGCGGGGCGCGCGCCGCCGTGTCGCACCTGCTGGACACCGGGCGCCGCGCGATCGCGACCATCACCGGGCCGCCCGACATGTACGTGGCCCGGTGCCGGCTGCGCGGTTACCGGGAGGCGCTGGAGCGGGCGGGCGTCGAGGGCAGGGAGTCCTGGATCGTCGAGGGCGACTTCTCCGCGGACAGCGGGCACCGCGCGATGGCCGAACTGATCGAGCGGGCGCCGGAGATCGACGGGGTGTTCGCCGCGTCGGACACCATGGCGGCGGGCGCGCTGGGAGCGCTCCGCGCGGCGGGCCGGCGGGTGCCGGACGACGTGGCGGTGATCGGGTTCGACGACTTCCCGCTCGCCCAGCACACCGATCCGCGGCTGACGACGGTCCGTCAGCCGCTCGAGGAGATCGGGCACACGATGGTGCGGCTGCTGCTGGAGGAGATGGAGGAGCCGTCGGCGGCCTGGCGGCACGTCATCCACCGCACGGAACTGGTGCTGCGCGGCTCCGCCTGACCGGTCCGGAATCCCGGACCGCCGTGTCCGGACCCGTGTGCGTCGAATGTTTCGGGAGCGCTCCCGCCACCCGAGGTCCGCGTGGATCATCCCTCTGACCTGCGGCTTCGAAAGACATTCGACGGGTTGCCGCGCACAGGGTTGTCAGGGACATGGACGCCTTCTACAGTCCCTTTCCGGAACACCATTGGGAGCGCTCCCATCCATGGGGAGGCGGGAGCGCTCCCGCCGGTATCCCGCGCCCTCCTCCCGAGAGGTCCCCCACATGCCACGGTTACGGCACCACCCCCGCACCCTGCGCGCCGCCCTGACGGCGCTCCTCACCGCCCTGGCCGCACTGGCGGCGCTGCTGACCGCGACCGCGCCGGCCCAGGCCGACACCGAGATCTGCGAACAGTACGGAACGGCGGTCGTCCAGGGACGCTACGTCGTCCAGAACAACCGCTGGGGCACCACCGCCCCCCAGTGCGTCACCGCCACCGACTCCGGCTTCCGGGTCAGCCGGGCCGACGGCTCGGTGCCGACCAACGGCGCGCCGAAGTCGTACCCGTCGCTCTTCAACGGCTGCCACTACACGAACTGTTCGCCGGGCACCGCTCTCCCCGCGCGCATCAGCGGGATCTCCTCCGCGCCCAGCAGCATCTCGTACAGCTATGTCGACAACGCCGTGTACAACGCCTCGTACGACATCTGGCTGGACCCGACGCCCCGGACCGACGGGGTGAACCGGACCGAGATCATGATCTGGTTCAACCGGGTGGGTCCGATCCAGCCGATCGGCTCGCGGGTCGGCACGGCCACCGTGGCCGGGCGCACCTGGGAGGTGTGGTCCGGCGGCAACGGCACCAACGACGTGCTGTCGTTCGTCGCGCCGTCGGCGATCAGCAGCTGGAGCTTCGACGTGATGGACTTCGTCCGGGAGACCGTCGCGCGCGGCATGGCGGGCGACGACTGGTACCTGACGAGCGTCCAGGCCGGTTTCGAGCCGTGGCAGAACGGCGCGGGCCTCGCGGTGAACTCGTTCTCGTCGTCCGTCCACACGGGCGGTGGCGGGAACGATCCCGGTGATCCGGGCGCCCCGGCCGCCTGCACGGTGTCGTACGCGACGAACGTCTGGCCGGGCGGCTTCACCGCGAACGTCACCGTCACCAACAACGGGTCGGCCCCCGTGGACGGCTGGCGGCTCGCCTTCACCCTGCCCTCCGGCCAGAGCGTCGTGCACGCCTGGAACGCGTCCGTCACCCCCTCCTCGGGCGCGGTCACGGCCACCGCACCGGCCGACAGGGCCCGGATCGCCGCCGGAGGCAGCCAGAGCTTCGGCTTCCAGGGCACCTACAGCGGCGGCTTCGCGCAGCCGGACGCCTTCCGGCTGAACGGCACCGCCTGCCGCACCGCGTGAGGGCCGCGGCGGGCCGCACCCCGCCGTGACCCCGCGCTCCGGGGCCCGCTCCTCCCTCCCTGCGCCGACGGGGCGGGCCCCGCGGGCCTTCCCCCGAGGGCGGCCCGCGAGCCGCACGCCGCCCCGGCCCGACCGCGCCGCGGACGGCCGTACCGGCGGCGGGTGCCGACGCATCCGCCGCCGTCCGGTCCCGTCCGTCGCGGGGCGGCCCCCTGATCCCCCCGCCCGTCCGGCTGGCGCCCTCCCCGGCCGGGCGGGGGCTCCACCCCCTCTCTCGCACCGCCCATGAGCAACTCAGCATCGGGACAGGAGACTCCATGGCTCTGAGAAGCAGACTGGTCTCTCTGGCAGCGGTACTGGCGACCCTCCTCGGAGGGCTCGGTCTCAGTTTCCTCTGGCAGAAGGACGCGCAGGCGCACGGCGTGGCGATGATGCCCGGCTCGCGCACCTATCTGTGCCAGCTGGACGCCATCACCGGCACCGGCGCACTCGACCCGACCAACCCCGCCTGCAGGGCCGCGCTGAACCAGAGCGGCGCCACGGCCCTCTACAACTGGTTCGCCGTCCTCGACTCCCAGGCCGGCGGGCGCGGTCCGGGCTATGTCCCGGACGGCACGCTGTGCAGCGCGGGCGACCGGTCCCCCTACGACTTCTCCGCCTACAACGCGGCCCGTGCCGACTGGCCGCGCACGCACCTGACGTCCGGCGCGACGATCAAGGTGCAGTACAGCAACTGGGCCGCGCACCCGGGCGACTTCCGGGTGTACATCACCAAGCCCGGCTGGTCGCCCACCTCTCAGCTGAAGTGGAACGACCTGGAGCTGATCCAGACCGTCACCGACCCGCCCCAGCAGGGTTCCCCGGGCACCAACGGGGGCCACTACCACTGGAACCTGAAGCTGCCCTCCGGCCGCTCCGGTGACGCGCTGATCTTCATGCAGTGGGTGCGGTCGGACAGCCAGGAGAACTTCTTCTCCTGCTCCGACGTGGTCTTCGACGGCGGCAACGGCGAGGTGACCGGCATCCGCGGCTCGGGCGGCGGCCCGGGCACGGACCCGACCCCCGACCCGAGCGACCCGCCGCACACCGGTGAGTGCATGGCCGTCTACAGCGTGACGAACTCCTGGAACGGCGGTTTCCAGGGCTCCGTCGAGGTGATGAACCACGGCACGTCCCCGCTCAACGGCTGGGCCGTGCGGTGGAAGCCCGGGCAGGGCACCACGATCGGCAGTGCCTGGAACGGCACCCTCAGCACCGGGTCCGACGGCACGGTGACGGTGCGGAACGCCGCCCACAACAGGGTGATCAATCCCGACGGGAGCGTGACGTTCGGCTTCACGGCCACGTCGACCGGCAACAACTTCCCGGTGGGCACGATCGGTTGCGTCAATCCGTAGCGCCCCCCCGTTCCTCTCGGGTGAGGAACGGGTGACCGGTCCCGGTCCGATGCGCCGTGCTCCCCTCCCCACGGAGGGGAGCACGGCGCATCGTCGTTCCCGGGTCCACTCCGCCGGCGCCGGGTCCCCCCACGACGGAAACGCGGACTTCCTGAGTAGCTGTTTGCAACTCACCGGTACACTGGCCGCATGGCCAAGACGCTCGGCAAGGACGCGACCTGCTCCATCGCGCGGAGTCTCCAGGTGCTCGGGGACTCCTGGACGCTGCTGATCGTGCGCGAGGC from Streptomyces sp. DH-12 carries:
- a CDS encoding LacI family DNA-binding transcriptional regulator, coding for MLRRRPGTPTLEEVAALAGVGRGTVSRVVNNAAGVKDTTRRAVQRAIAELGYVPNLAARTLAGRRADAVALVMTEPDWRQFGEPFFSEIVRSVGDALTETEVQLLLTLVRTDAERQRLVEYARGGRVDGVMLMSVHAADPLPDMLAHVGLPTVLLGRRSGDESVTYVDADNVGGARAAVSHLLDTGRRAIATITGPPDMYVARCRLRGYREALERAGVEGRESWIVEGDFSADSGHRAMAELIERAPEIDGVFAASDTMAAGALGALRAAGRRVPDDVAVIGFDDFPLAQHTDPRLTTVRQPLEEIGHTMVRLLLEEMEEPSAAWRHVIHRTELVLRGSA
- a CDS encoding lytic polysaccharide monooxygenase; translation: MALRSRLVSLAAVLATLLGGLGLSFLWQKDAQAHGVAMMPGSRTYLCQLDAITGTGALDPTNPACRAALNQSGATALYNWFAVLDSQAGGRGPGYVPDGTLCSAGDRSPYDFSAYNAARADWPRTHLTSGATIKVQYSNWAAHPGDFRVYITKPGWSPTSQLKWNDLELIQTVTDPPQQGSPGTNGGHYHWNLKLPSGRSGDALIFMQWVRSDSQENFFSCSDVVFDGGNGEVTGIRGSGGGPGTDPTPDPSDPPHTGECMAVYSVTNSWNGGFQGSVEVMNHGTSPLNGWAVRWKPGQGTTIGSAWNGTLSTGSDGTVTVRNAAHNRVINPDGSVTFGFTATSTGNNFPVGTIGCVNP
- a CDS encoding cellulose binding domain-containing protein, which encodes MPRLRHHPRTLRAALTALLTALAALAALLTATAPAQADTEICEQYGTAVVQGRYVVQNNRWGTTAPQCVTATDSGFRVSRADGSVPTNGAPKSYPSLFNGCHYTNCSPGTALPARISGISSAPSSISYSYVDNAVYNASYDIWLDPTPRTDGVNRTEIMIWFNRVGPIQPIGSRVGTATVAGRTWEVWSGGNGTNDVLSFVAPSAISSWSFDVMDFVRETVARGMAGDDWYLTSVQAGFEPWQNGAGLAVNSFSSSVHTGGGGNDPGDPGAPAACTVSYATNVWPGGFTANVTVTNNGSAPVDGWRLAFTLPSGQSVVHAWNASVTPSSGAVTATAPADRARIAAGGSQSFGFQGTYSGGFAQPDAFRLNGTACRTA
- a CDS encoding DUF2809 domain-containing protein, translated to MSDRAVRTARPAGGSGPPAPDGTGRTRLLAAAAALLTVGAGLGLRAVATGDVAKYGGDALYTLLVLTLVVLLAPRSTPVRAAGVALAVSWAVELLQLTGLPAALSARSTAARLVLGSTFNAPDLFWYAVGACAGWLVLRAVARRRPPA
- a CDS encoding VOC family protein, with the translated sequence MKIHLTSVLVDDQAQALRFYTDVLGFVKKHDVPVGEKDRWLTVVSPEDPDGTELLLEPAGHPAAKAYREALAADGIPLTQFAVDDVRAEYERLREHGVRFTQEPLEMGPVTTAVFDDTCGNLIQIATRAA
- a CDS encoding FAD-dependent oxidoreductase, which codes for MAFAITQTCCNDATCVSVCPVNCIHPTPEERAFGSTEMLHIDPKSCIDCGACADACPVDAVFPVDRLTGAQREYARINAAYFETEEHRPERAGRGPVFHPWGAPSFDRVLPPDFGPLRVAVVGTGPAGMYAARDLLLHTPAEVTLIDRLPVAGGLVRYGVAPDHPSTKKVGESFARFLTHPRVRLCLGLEVGDGVTADELAAHHDAVVYAVGAPESRRLGVPGEDRPGSVAATEFVAWCNGHPDVAPDAFGLSAGRAVVVGNGNVALDAARLLVSDPAALEGTAIAPHALRELRRSEVREVVVLGRRGPEHAAYTRTESNALKHLAGVELLVDDHDPAVGAAIDAAAPHDKAAVLKDVRREAVDWSLPPAADGPRRIVFRFLSAPVEVRGEESVRAVRVTGATGETEIPAGLALRAVGHRGAPLAGLPFDESTGTVPNDRGRVTGRPGAYVVGWIKRGASGGIGANRVCAAETVGSLLADAVAGRLPRPTGSARAFRRLARRSGR
- the abc-f gene encoding ribosomal protection-like ABC-F family protein, whose protein sequence is MRERAHTLAPALAAQLSVKDVTKSYGPRTLLDQVSFTVRPGERVAVIGENGAGKSTLLRLLAGAETPDDGEVTVVFPGGSGHLTQTPVLEPDRTVQDAVDHALAPLRAVERGLRAAEERLGEASEAELAAYGDLLTAYEQRDGYRADARVDAAMHGLGLTGVTRDRLLGSLSGGEQSRLALACVLVADPELLLLDEPTNHLDAAAVHWLEERLRAHRGTVVAVTHDRPFIERIATTILEVDRDTRSVHRYGDGWDGYRAAKAAARRRAEQAHTEWLDEVARTEELLEAAGRRLSTTGGDPRQGFGKHRRSHAAKLGGQVRAVRERLARLRRAPVPAPPEPLRFTAAPATAGGDRPPAAPALAELEEVTVGERLRLDGRLTIEPGQRLLVTGENGAGKSTLLRVLAGDLEPDTGSVRRPAAVGHLPQELPVRTGRLPLLAAFAARRPGPLEEHRDTLLSLGLFHEEDLAVPVAALSAGQQRRLQIARLVTRPADLLVLDEPTNHVALDLVEDLETALAAYPGAVVAVSHDRGFRARFPGERLRLRDGRRV
- a CDS encoding TIGR01777 family oxidoreductase; protein product: MKIVLPGGTGQVGTVLDRALSAAGHEVVVLTRQPRRSQDVAWDGATLGPWAGAVDGSDVVVNLAGRSVSCRYTPENLRAMMDSRVDSTRVVGEAIAAARRPPKVWLQMSTATVYAHRFDAANDEATGVIGGTESGVPDYWAYSVEIARNWERTQAEAPTPGTRKVALRAAMVMSPDRGGVFDVLLRLARLGLGGPVAGGAQYVSWIHDEDFVRAVEFLIAREDMEGPVNLAAPGPLPQRDFMRVLRAAWGLPVGLPATRWMAELGAFALRSDTELLLKSRRVVPGRLREAGFEFTRPGWEGAAADLVRRARAARGGGGLRARAARARGGAGPGRP
- a CDS encoding metalloregulator ArsR/SmtB family transcription factor, translating into MADDLFKALADGTRRTILDELTEKSGQTLFEICARLSMKHGLGISRQAVSQHLAVLEAAGLVETRREGRYKFHELNVAPLRHITERWLDPSTPAPEKDPS